DNA sequence from the Leuconostoc lactis genome:
GTACTTTCCCACTTCGTAAAAGCATACGCTGTTCCCCCAAACAAAACCATAGCAAATGCTAGGATTGCGCCAGGTAAAGCGATTTTAGTAACTAGATTCTTCATAGTTTTACCCTCAACTCTCGATACATTTTTCTGTTTTTGGTTTGTGATACATCTTTCAAAATATTAATCACTTATCATAACACACACTATTTTCAGTTAATATTTTACGCTCTTTTAAAATATTATCAATAATATTGTGTAATTATTTTTGTAATAAAAAACAGAGACTCGTCTCCGTACAACCCTCAGCAACTAAAAAAGCCATGCAGACTAGTCTCACAACTAGCCCACACGGCTTTTTATTTTATTTCACGGCATAATGCGCAGCAGCAGCGCCAAGATTAAAACGTGAAATCGTGACCTTTTCAAATCCCACCTGTAATAACCGTTGTCCTAACGTGCGATAATCCATGAACTGTTCGGTGGTCTCATCCAGGTACTTGTACTCTTGATACTTCCCTTTAGCAAATAACTTACCAAACATTGGCATCACCTGGCCAAAATACAATTGCCAGAACGGCTTCACCACTGGGTTATCAGGTTGTGACGTCTCTAAAATCACCAACTGCCCCCCTGGCTTAAGGACACGATACATTTCCTGCAAACCAAGCACTGGATCAGGTAAGTTTCGCAGACCAAAGCCAATCGTCACAATATCAAACGTATTGTTGTCAAACGGCAAGGCCATTGCATCCCCTTGCACTAACGTGATTTTATCAAAATAATCACTGACGTCGACTTTCTTTTGCCCAATTGCCAACATTTCCTCACTAAAATCAAGGCCTGTCACATGGGCAGTTGGATCACTTTTTTCCGCCAAAGCTAACGCCCAGTCAGCGGTTCCAGTCGCTAGATCAATAATATTTGCGCCTTCTGGAAAGGTCATCCGTGCCATTACTTTTTGGCGCCACAACTTATGCGTGCCGAGTGAGATGATGTTATTCATCTTGTCATATTCAGGGGCAATCGTATTAAAAAGTGCCCGCACATCAGTATTTTTTGGTGATTGTGTCATAAGTTTTTATCCGTGAGCTGTGTCGCTCACGCCTACTCCTCTTTTATTGTAACGCCGTTAATGTCTCAAGCTCCGCTGCGAACAAGCGTCGTTGCACCTTGCCACTCGCCGTAACATGCCAAGTATTGGCTTGATAGAAGCGTTGTGGCACCTTATAATGGGCCAACTGTTCGCGACCAAAACGCCGCAATGCGGCCGCAGATAAGTCCGTCCCCATCACAACAGCGACCGGCACTGCCCCCCACTTATCATCTGGCACACCCACGACAACCATTTTCTGCAGTCCTGGCATGGTTGCATAGGCGGCTTCAACTTCATCCGGGAAAATATTTTCCCCACCAGAGCTAATCATATCGCCTTCGCGCCCTTGAATGTATAAAAAACCATCATCATCAAGATACCCAAAATCCTCGGTGTTAAACCAGCCTGCCTGCATATTTTTAGCCAACAATTCAGGTTGGTTTAAATAGCCTGGTGTTAAGGTTGGTGATTTGAGCCAAACAGCGCCAGACGTTCCCGGCGCTACCGGTTGACCTGCTGCATCACGAATACTCAAACTAACGGGAAATAGTGGTTTCCCGACTGATCCTATTTTTACCTGGGCATCAGCCGCATCTAACGCCACCACTTGTGACGCCGTTTCCGTCATGCCATAGGATTGAATAATGGGGAGTTGGTGCGCCGCTGCTTGTTGCAACGTGGTAGCGTCGGTTGGCCCGCCACCAAGTAGTAGCGTTCTAAAGTGTGGATTATACGTCACACCAGCTGGTAAATCCGCCAGTAACTGTTTAAGCATCACAGGCACGGCTGACATTGTGGTAATTGTATCATGAATCAGTAAGTCATTAATGTGATGCGAATCAAATTTCTCAACCAATACCACCCGCATCCCATAAATTAAGCTCCGCATTAAAATGGCAAATCCACTAATATGGAAAATCGGCACCACGGCCAACCAAGCATCCTGACTAGTGAGTCCCAGATTAAGCGCACTGCCCATCGCTGACATCCAATGATTATAATACGTCTGCATCACGCCTTTTGGTTGGCGTGTCGTGCCCGACGTATACATCACGCTCGTCACAAAGTCATCGGGATACTCAGCCACTGGTGTCACCGGTTGACCGGCTGGCAATTGCGAAAATTTAAC
Encoded proteins:
- the ubiE gene encoding bifunctional demethylmenaquinone methyltransferase/2-methoxy-6-polyprenyl-1,4-benzoquinol methylase UbiE translates to MTQSPKNTDVRALFNTIAPEYDKMNNIISLGTHKLWRQKVMARMTFPEGANIIDLATGTADWALALAEKSDPTAHVTGLDFSEEMLAIGQKKVDVSDYFDKITLVQGDAMALPFDNNTFDIVTIGFGLRNLPDPVLGLQEMYRVLKPGGQLVILETSQPDNPVVKPFWQLYFGQVMPMFGKLFAKGKYQEYKYLDETTEQFMDYRTLGQRLLQVGFEKVTISRFNLGAAAAHYAVK
- a CDS encoding o-succinylbenzoate--CoA ligase is translated as MENWLVKRARLTPNRVAVSAGQQHLTFQEVAQTAQQIAGQIAALGDENSRVAVIMTNSLQGYLVIMGLQQLGKTIVFINRRLSVAEINYQLADAGVSLLLTDDGYTAELAVAQQVKFSQLPAGQPVTPVAEYPDDFVTSVMYTSGTTRQPKGVMQTYYNHWMSAMGSALNLGLTSQDAWLAVVPIFHISGFAILMRSLIYGMRVVLVEKFDSHHINDLLIHDTITTMSAVPVMLKQLLADLPAGVTYNPHFRTLLLGGGPTDATTLQQAAAHQLPIIQSYGMTETASQVVALDAADAQVKIGSVGKPLFPVSLSIRDAAGQPVAPGTSGAVWLKSPTLTPGYLNQPELLAKNMQAGWFNTEDFGYLDDDGFLYIQGREGDMISSGGENIFPDEVEAAYATMPGLQKMVVVGVPDDKWGAVPVAVVMGTDLSAAALRRFGREQLAHYKVPQRFYQANTWHVTASGKVQRRLFAAELETLTALQ